The genomic region CAAACCTACCCTGGTTAGCCTAGATCCCACCACAATAGAATCAGTAATAGTAATAGTGATACTAGGGATGCACTGAAATTTCGGCTgccgaaaatgggcctatcccatttCAGCCAAAAACAGGTCAAATGTGCCGAAAATAAGGCAGAGTGGACTTGTCAGTTCTTCGAACCATGAACGAGGAGCCGACATTGGGAGGGGGCCCAACGGCTTGCCCTGTGTGCCGCAgggtgcaaggcccctcctgTCTGCCCGGGGAGAGAGTCAGTACAGTCTGCAACTCCGCCTTtcgtgagctgcagactgtgctgtatcTCGCGATctgtggccaatcagagcgttgccacgggttaccacggcaatgctctgacttcTGGATATTGTGATATACAGCAcaatctgcagctcacacccggcagagctgcagactggagagacggaccaccagggagccaggactctggaccaccagggagccagggCACGACCATCAGGaagccaggacactggaccaccagggaaagaaaaaaaaatatccctcactgtcaccccctccttcaatcactgtcaccagtcaccccctccctcggtcactctgccaccccctccctcagtcactctgtcaccagtcaccctctccctccttcACTCATCCaccagtcaccctctccctcactctgtcactagtcaccccttcactctgccaccccctaaCTTTGccacctttcactccctcactaccacctgtcaccctctccttcactcacacctcactatattccatatacaaactACATAgcctacacacatgcacactacatccaTTTCTCACACCTTACTAtattctatacacactacataacctacacaaatcatttggggaaaaaagtcaGTTTTGTTTTTGGCCAAGGGTATCTTGTATTTTCGGTTTCGGTTTctgcccagaattttcatttcggtgcatccctatgtGATACTATACTGATTCTTTGAAAATAGAAGCACACTCCTTCATAGAGATTCTGTTTCAGACAGCCTGGTAGTCCTACTCCTGCAGAGGGAGTATGCCAATTAGCAGTATGCGTTACTAGTTGTGAAATCTTTCTTACATGGGGCTTTTGGAAAGATgccaatgaaaataataaaaccgtTTATGTATATGATCCaggtattttaattttaatttttttatcattctttatttatgcCACAGTCAGACATGTATATTATACAGCAATCCAGAAACCGCATGGGATAAGATTTGCATTCATATAATCATTCGTGTAACACAGAGAAACGCAAGCCAGGGTTTAAAATGAAAGGTGGTGTGTGAAGAGGGAACTAAAATACAGCAAAAGCTACATGGGGCTATATAATTAAATTTGACTGATTTGACATAGCACCTATCTTGGTGGATAAACAGCTTCTCAGTGATACGCGGAGTATGGAGTTACATGataggagatggggggggggtataGTTTCGAAATTGGAACAAACAAACTAGAAGAATCCCAGTCTTAGCCTAGGAGAGCCACAGGGCTGCCGATTATGCCATATGCATGCTAGGCATAGCCTAAATAGAACGGTTTCATAAAGTTAAGTTTAACTTCGGACAAAACCcaacaaaaatgttaaataaaagtgaaaaacacaATGGAAGGTAAGGCAAGTGGTCATCCCAGAAGCTCCATTGGAAGCTGGAATGACTGTGACAACTTTGGCTGGATCCCAGGCTGCTGTGGTAGATGGAGCAGCGAGGCCCAAGGCCACCAGGACAGTGTCCatctgttgtgcctaatcattaaattcatgaagcaccaatatccaaaaagtaataatcaatactTAATAAGGTTTATAGCgatattggcgggcacacaacccagttcgCATAGAGTATATTGAGTTATAGGAAAGAGAAATCACACAAAGACCAAGTTGAATATAAGAATTCACACTACACTTTATTATCCACAAAGGGATCTAAGCAAAGTAAGTTTTACTCTCatttaagtagttgcatgcatttacttcaaacagcttagtatctagatatatcagcttaagtatacatcaccattagagaagcttggttgtctccttgccacacatgactggggagaactcaggcagtcactgggagagaccctctcttctgggaacagcagaaaccagcaacacgcgtccgcattacaggtgggtagttctccaagtgagcgCAAGATTCCCTTAGTCTTATATACCTGTCTTCAAGGACAGACAGTAGTTCCTTATCAATGCAGCCCAGCAAAATACCTTGATACAAGCAGCTGGATGGACCTGGCAGTTGGCCAGACTGTTCAGGACCACCAGAACTTATGCCAAGTCTTGTGCGGTTAATTATCGCTTATCTACAAGCTTTCTTTGTACTATTCTAGAGATGGCAACATAAGTTTTTGTTGGCAACATAAGTTTCTCAAACTGCTGAAATGCTGTGTCAGCTTATAGTGCTGTGTCAGCTTAGTAAACAGGTGTAGTGCTGTGTCAGCTCTTAATAGCTGTGGCATAAGGCCTTCAAGCCTGCACCTAGTAATTGTGGCCTTCAAGCCTGCATCTAGTAATATGTGCTTATATGCTTAccggtgccatcttaactatctataaataTTTGAGTTGCTCAaaagtgatcaatcaatcatacttaattaatatgaaatattattaTCACATTCCATCCCTTGATCACTCAGCGAGTAAAacctcacacatttacacataccatTCAGGTTATCAGCAGGGGGAAAACCCATTTACCCACTGATTCCCATTATGCTTCACTCACATCTGGAACCGATTCAAGCCTAATTAAACTCTTCTAGCGCTACACTATGACTTATTTTTTAAGCTAGCAAAGCTTTGAATGCAGAAAACTGTAATTTTGTAGCACAGataaatacaaagtataataaaaacacaccatgcaataccttttattattttcaaccCAAGCCCTCCTATCCAGGAGTATTTTGTAGCATTAGCTAACCAGTGTATAATAGTGTAGGTTCTCTTTGTGCTCTGCTGATTTGCATAACTTTCCCAATATTGGGTAAGCTCTTCTAAATAAATATTAGAGCTTATAGGTGTATACAGTATGCGGTAGCCAAAGGGCGTTGTAGATTCTAACATTAACAAATCAAATGATTCATTTGGTAACTTAATATAGGTCATTGACTCAGTTTCATTGTGGCTAAAATAGCCTTCTCCATAGAGGTTTGCTCTCATGTTTGTACAGTTAATGGTCAGGCAGGTTATTCTTATTTCGATCTCTTTCCATCTCATCTCTGCGGAATCACTCTGGTCCCAACCTCCAATTTCATTGTTGGTATCTGAGCCGACCAAAGGGTGTAGAGTAAGCACGGCCATCACAATAACAGCCGGACCAATGAGCTTCGCCTGTAAAGATACAACTCATTTTACTCTCTCAAATAACATTTGCCCGAAGGCCCATATTCCCATTTATCATGACCTGACTTGGAAAGTATCACGGTATTGTCATTGCCTGTTGCAATAATGTCTGCTGGTTCTGGGGGACCTTTCTCTGTCCTTACCCAGACTGTGGCCCCTGGATTTAGGTTAGTAGAGCCAAATCCCTTATCTCCTCTTACTGTTTGTAAGGTGGGGGCTGTTCCTTTGTGTATCTGTCCCTGGTAAATGGGGATGATAACCAATTGGGCTATTCTGTCCCCTTCTTGCACTAGCAAGTCTTGTGGTCCCTGGTTTAACAAGAGGACCTTTATTTCTCCTTGGTAATCAGCATCTATGACCCCTCCTATTACATGTATCCCTTTAAGGGCGAGGCTAGACCTAGGTGCAATTAGTCCAAAGTGTCCCGGGGGTATCTGTATTCCTATACCTGTGGGGAACATCTGAACTTGCCCTGTTTTAAGTCTTTCTTCCTTTCTGGCTCTCAAGTCTATTCCTGCAGCCTCTGGGGTAGCCCTGTATGGTGCCAAGGCTCCCTCCTCTGTTTCCCAATATGTGATGGTGTTAGTTGTTACATATGGTTTAGCTTGTATATTGGGTGCGATCATTCTAGTGAGGGGGGTGTCATGATTTGAGAGTGGCCTATTGTTTAAGATGTTCACAGCTGTAGGCAAGTTATCTCTCCATTTGACCATTGTCCCTTCACCAAGTTTTCTCAATTGTTGTTTCAATAACCCATTCATCCTTTCAATCAGACCAGCTGCTTGAGGATAATAAGGTATGTGAAATATCCATTCAACATTGTTTTCATTACAAAAATCTTGTACCAATTTTCCTTTAAAGTGACTTCCATTGTCACTCTGAATCTGTAATGGAAGACCATAGTACTGTATCATGGTTTCCAACATTTTAATAGTATTTATTTGGGTAGCCCTCTTGCAAGGTTGAACCAATAAATACCCTGAATATGTATCCACAGCTGTGCATACATATTGACAATTTTTACTCATAGGAAGCGGACCTATGTAATCCACCTGCCATATTTGCCCTGGTGCTTTACCTCTTTTTATTTGACCTCGTACCATCCCTGGTACATGTCTATTCTGCTCATGCTGACACACTGGACATTGCAAAATTACTGTTTTAATTAAATCAAGTGGCACTAAAATGCCTCGCTATTGTGCCCACCTGTGAGTGGCTTTCTCTCCCAAGTGTCCACATTTCTGATGGGCCCAAGTAGCCAATCCCAAAAGTGAGTTAGAATTTTCAACAGACGCCTCTGAGATCTTGGCTAAACAGACGATCCAATGAGTCAGTGTTGCAGTGAGCATCAACATGAAAGACTGTTACCTCATTTTGATGTACCATCTCCCATATCTGCTCCCACAAATCTTTTCCCCAGACTTCCTTTGTATGAATCATGAACTGATGTGACTGCCACGTAGGCAACCACGTGGCCAGTCCATTGGCAACAGACCAGGAATCTGTATATATATGACAACTTCCAGGCATCTCTTGTTTCAAAGCCTGAAACACTGCATATAACTCTGCATACTGGCTACTTTTTCCCGTTCCTGTCGTAGTCAGCATTTTCTTGGTTTCTGGATTGTaagacactgctttccattgtCTTTGATTACCAATGTATTTGGCTGAACCATCAGTAAACCAAGCATTCTTTGCTTGATCTTGTGTTAGTTGCGCAAAAGACTTTCCCCACTTTACTGGAGATTCCCCTGGCTTGTCTGCGTCTGGCAGATAACCAGGTTCTTGTATCGGCGCATCTGCAATTTTCTCATGTAGTACAGCCGTACCACTATTTCCTGTTTTAGCTCTATCCTGTATGTACCACTTCCATTTTATGATACTGGACTCTTGTGCATGACCTATCCTATGTGTCTTAGGGGAACTAAGTACCCATTGCATGATAGGTATCTCTGGGCGTAAGAACACAGTATGTCCTACTGTCATCTGTTCAGTATCTACCAAGGCCCAATAACAGGCCAAGAGCTGTCTCTCAAAGGGTGTGTACCTCTCTCCTGCCTCAGGTAACTTCCTTGTCCAGAAACCAAGGGGAACCTTAGTCCTTCCTTGTTTCTGCCAAAGGCTCCAATTAGCCCATTGCTGATTTACTGATACATTTAAGTCTATGTCTCCATCTTGTATGGGCCATAGATCAAGGGCTTGTTGGATAGCCCGTTTAGCTCCCTCAAATGCATTCTGTTGTTCTTCTCCCCATTCAAAATCATGTTTTTTCCTGGTTACTTTGTACAAAGGGGAGAGTAACTGACTCAGGTGTGGTATGTGTTGTCTCCAGAAACCAAAGAGACCTATACAGCTTTGAGCTTGTTTCTTGCTTTTGGGAGTTTGAAACTCTAGCACTTTTTGCTTAGCTTTTGGAAGGATTTCTCTGTGTCCTTTGTTCCACTGTATTCCTAAGAATTTTACTGTTTGAGCGGGTCCCTGTATTTTAC from Pelobates fuscus isolate aPelFus1 chromosome 1, aPelFus1.pri, whole genome shotgun sequence harbors:
- the LOC134596577 gene encoding uncharacterized protein LOC134596577, which produces MWTLGRESHSQAKLIGPAVIVMAVLTLHPLVGSDTNNEIGGWDQSDSAEMRWKEIEIRITCLTINCTNMRANLYGEGYFSHNETESMTYIKLPNESFDLLMLESTTPFGYRILYTPISSNIYLEELTQYWESYANQQSTKRTYTIIHWLANATKYSWIGGLGLKIIKGIAWCVFIILCIYLCYKITVFCIQSFASLKNKS